From the genome of Seriola aureovittata isolate HTS-2021-v1 ecotype China chromosome 6, ASM2101889v1, whole genome shotgun sequence, one region includes:
- the angptl3 gene encoding angiopoietin-related protein 3, which yields MMKLFCLLLLLACSIAALPLETSGREVQPTVPSQALTTEPHPTEAKSRFAMLDDVRLLANGLLQLGQSLREFVHKTKAQINDIFQKLNIFDRSFYQLSVVTSEIKEEEEELKKTTSFLKANNEEIRNLSLEINSKINNILQERTQLQSKVGSLEERLKGLSQSMVPADQLSEITTLKEVIEAQEKTITNLLNAVKEQHDQLDHQKIKIKNLEEKLSDDSFQDTIDKPMESDSAAPNMFEYLTGNSTGLDTNDLPLDCSDLFNKGEANSGIYVIKPNQSEPFNVYCEMGSDGGSTVIQHRIDSSVDFDQTWEKYEKGFGDLEKDFWLGLKKIHSLAQQGAYILRIDLEDWKEEKHWAEYRFSLEGPSKDYTLHVSHYSGDLPDAMANSTGMRFSTKDRNNNNHQNPNCARNYSGGWWFNGCGDINLNGRYLWLRAKGRSVRRKGIHWRPGTGPSYSLKMTKITMQPALTAKSFN from the exons ATGATGAAgctgttttgtctgttgctgctgcttgctTGTTCCATTGCTGCTCTCCCTTTGGAAACCTCAGGTAGAGAAGTGCAACCCACCGTGCCTTCCCAGGCCTTGACCACAGAACCACACCCTACCGAGGCAAAGTCTCGCTTTGCCATGCTGGACGATGTTCGCCTACTTGCAAACGGCCTCCTCCAGCTAGGCCAGAGTTTACGGGAGTTCGTCCACAAGACCAAGGCCCAAATCAACGACATCTTTCAAAAGCTGAACATTTTCGACCGCTCTTTTTACCAGCTCTCAGTGGTCACATCAGAGAtcaaggaagaagaggaggaactgAAGAAGACCACCAGTTTCTTGAAGGCCAACAATGAGGAGATCAGGAACTTGTCGCTGGAAATCAACTCTAAGATCAACAACATCCTGCAGGAGCGTACACAGCTTCAGAGCAAGGTGGGGAGCCTTGAGGAAAGGCTGAAAGGACTGTCACAGAGTATGGTCCCTGCTGACCAGCTTAGTGAAATCACAACACTCAAG GAAGTGATTGAAGCTCAAGAGAAAACGATAACCAATCTGCTGAATGCTGTAAAAGAACAGCATGATCAACTTGACCACCAgaaaattaagattaaaaaccTGGAGGAGAAG CTCAGCGATGACAGTTTTCAAGATACAATCGATAAGCCAATGGAGTCAGACTCTGCAGCTCCTAATATGTTTGAATATCTGACAGGAAACTCAACAGGCCTGGACACAAATG ACCTCCCACTGGACTGCAGTGACTTGTTTAACAAAGGAGAGGCGAACAGTGGAATTTATGTTATCAAGCCAAACCAATCAGAGCCATTCAATGTTTACTGCGAAATGGGTTCAG ATGGAGGTTCAACTGTCATCCAACACAGAATCGATAGTTCAGTGGATTTTGACCAGACGTGGGAGAAATATGAGAAAGGCTTTGGAGATCTGGAAA AGGACTTCTGGCTGGGCTTAAAGAAGATTCACAGTCTTGCACAGCAGGGAGCTTACATCCTACGTATTGACTTGGAGGACTGGAAGGAGGAGAAGCACTGGGCTGAGTACCGTTTCTCACTGGAAGGTCCCTCCAAGGACTACACCCTTCATGTCAGCCATTACTCTGGTGACCTGCCTGATGCCATGGCCAACAGCACCGGCATGAGATTCTcgacaaaagacagaaataacaaTAACCATCAAAACCCCAACTGCGCTCGCAATTACTCAG GTGGTTGGTGGTTCAATGGCTGCGGGGACATCAACCTTAATGGAAGGTATTTGTGGCTGAGGGCAAAGGGACGCTCCGTAAGGAGGAAGGGAATTCACTGGAGGCCTGGCACAGGTCCCTCATATTCCCTCAAGATGACCAAGATCACCATGCAGCCAGCCCTAACTGCTAAAAGCTTCAACTGA